In Lentibacillus amyloliquefaciens, one DNA window encodes the following:
- a CDS encoding PTS lactose/cellobiose transporter subunit IIA: MSYEEIMTQLILHGGNARGAAYEALDEAEEYKFDEAEKLLEEANDEFLKGHKYQTELIQSQDEKAVPSFFMIHAQDHVMTAQAELQLIKRMIEQLKQTEKLEKRIEKLEQ, translated from the coding sequence ATGAGTTATGAAGAGATTATGACACAGCTGATTCTTCACGGCGGAAATGCCCGCGGTGCAGCTTATGAAGCGCTTGATGAAGCCGAAGAATATAAATTTGATGAAGCTGAAAAATTGCTGGAAGAAGCAAATGATGAATTTTTAAAAGGTCATAAATATCAGACCGAACTGATACAAAGTCAGGACGAAAAAGCAGTCCCTAGCTTCTTCATGATCCATGCACAGGATCACGTGATGACGGCACAAGCAGAGCTTCAGCTTATTAAACGGATGATTGAACAATTGAAACAGACAGAGAAACTTGAAAAACGGATTGAGAAACTGGAACAATAG
- a CDS encoding PTS sugar transporter subunit IIB, with protein MADQTKVIILCSWGATSSQLAKKVQEAAEKRGLDVEAFAGGTGEFKKQASQYDVALLEPQVRHLKKEVSKVADEHDIPMELVDQRAFALMDGEKVLDQILKLKK; from the coding sequence ATGGCAGATCAAACAAAAGTCATTATATTGTGCAGTTGGGGTGCTACGTCAAGTCAATTGGCCAAAAAAGTACAGGAAGCAGCTGAAAAAAGAGGTCTTGATGTTGAAGCATTCGCTGGGGGTACAGGTGAATTCAAGAAACAAGCAAGCCAATACGACGTTGCGCTGCTTGAACCGCAAGTGCGCCATCTAAAAAAAGAGGTATCCAAAGTGGCTGACGAGCATGATATTCCAATGGAGCTTGTTGATCAGCGGGCATTTGCTTTGATGGATGGTGAAAAAGTTCTTGATCAGATACTAAAATTGAAGAAATAA
- the rfbA gene encoding glucose-1-phosphate thymidylyltransferase RfbA, whose amino-acid sequence MKGIILAGGSGTRLAPSTNGVNKHLLNVYDKPMIYYPLSVLMLGGIKDIMIITTPEDLPRFREMLGDGSAFGINLHFKEQSEPNGIPDAFILAEDFIGYDDVTLILGDNIFYGQGFTTLFREALQNHKNATIFGIRVKDPRRFGVVGFDENQKVTSLEEKPEDPKSDFAAAGLYIYDYRAVQIAKRLPISKRGETEITDLNKEYLKGDQLDVQLLGRGFAWMDAGTHEALFDAAEFVKITEQRQGFKIACLEEIAYYLGYLSKQSLHQKGERMKKTDYGQYLMEIADRKHTEQYWEKIDKNPVLEMVQNE is encoded by the coding sequence ATGAAAGGCATCATACTGGCAGGAGGAAGCGGGACACGGCTCGCACCAAGTACAAACGGCGTTAACAAACACTTATTGAACGTCTATGATAAACCCATGATATATTATCCGCTGTCTGTCCTGATGCTCGGCGGCATAAAAGATATCATGATTATCACGACGCCGGAAGATCTCCCGCGTTTCCGGGAAATGCTTGGAGACGGTTCGGCATTTGGCATTAATTTGCACTTTAAAGAACAATCAGAACCAAACGGCATCCCGGATGCATTTATTTTAGCGGAAGACTTTATCGGATATGACGATGTGACGTTAATCCTTGGCGACAATATTTTCTATGGGCAGGGGTTCACCACACTTTTCAGGGAAGCCTTGCAAAATCACAAGAACGCCACCATATTCGGCATTCGGGTGAAAGACCCGAGACGGTTTGGCGTTGTTGGGTTCGATGAAAATCAGAAAGTTACCTCCCTGGAAGAGAAGCCGGAAGATCCAAAATCCGATTTCGCGGCAGCGGGGCTCTATATTTACGACTACCGTGCTGTCCAAATCGCCAAACGATTGCCAATTTCCAAGCGTGGCGAAACGGAAATTACCGACTTGAATAAAGAATACCTGAAAGGCGATCAGCTTGATGTGCAGCTATTGGGCAGAGGCTTTGCCTGGATGGACGCCGGTACCCATGAAGCTTTGTTCGATGCTGCGGAATTTGTGAAAATCACCGAGCAGCGCCAGGGTTTCAAGATTGCCTGTCTTGAAGAAATCGCTTATTATTTGGGCTATCTCAGCAAACAATCACTGCATCAAAAAGGCGAAAGAATGAAAAAGACCGATTACGGGCAATACTTGATGGAGATTGCCGACCGTAAACACACTGAACAATACTGGGAAAAAATCGACAAAAACCCTGTACTGGAGATGGTTCAAAATGAATAA
- a CDS encoding Gfo/Idh/MocA family protein — protein MKFGTVGTGWITEAFIEAAKESESLTYTAVYSRQVEKAKTFAEKHNAELVFNNIKKMAASEELDAVYIASPNAMHFEHVLTFLEHKKHVICEKPIFSNLKEWNKAYETAADNNVFLFEAMRNLHSPNFASVQEGLQKIGQVRSMILPFVQYSSRYDKYLAGEKPNIFTAKFSGGALVDLGVYPLALSAGLFGKPETAAYFPVKLDSGVDGSGALVLTYPGFSGTILCSKIAQSSNQCEIHGEKGTLFFDNAGDMYNPKVVMNSTKEEIRLEADDHPNNMVYEAKEFARIIKSGDTDKYERLKQISYDVLEVTEKVRKENGIVFDSEKE, from the coding sequence ATGAAATTTGGAACAGTTGGTACAGGTTGGATAACAGAGGCCTTTATTGAAGCCGCAAAGGAATCAGAAAGCTTAACATACACAGCGGTCTATTCCAGACAAGTGGAAAAAGCTAAAACCTTCGCTGAAAAACATAATGCAGAACTAGTTTTTAATAACATAAAAAAGATGGCAGCAAGTGAGGAGTTGGATGCTGTTTATATCGCCTCACCAAACGCGATGCATTTTGAACACGTCTTAACCTTTCTGGAACATAAGAAACACGTTATCTGTGAAAAACCGATATTTTCCAATTTAAAAGAATGGAACAAGGCCTATGAAACGGCTGCTGACAATAATGTTTTTTTGTTTGAGGCCATGCGCAATCTCCACTCACCTAATTTTGCCAGCGTGCAGGAAGGGCTGCAAAAAATCGGCCAAGTCCGCAGCATGATCCTGCCATTTGTGCAATATTCGTCACGATATGATAAATACTTGGCAGGGGAGAAGCCGAATATATTTACAGCCAAATTTTCAGGTGGTGCCCTGGTGGATCTTGGGGTCTATCCATTAGCGCTTTCAGCGGGACTGTTTGGCAAACCTGAAACGGCAGCTTATTTTCCGGTGAAACTCGATAGCGGCGTGGATGGCAGTGGTGCATTGGTACTGACATATCCTGGATTTTCCGGAACGATTTTGTGCTCTAAAATAGCGCAATCTTCCAATCAGTGTGAGATCCACGGCGAAAAAGGGACACTGTTTTTTGACAATGCAGGGGATATGTACAATCCGAAAGTGGTTATGAACAGCACCAAGGAAGAAATAAGGCTCGAGGCAGATGATCATCCAAATAATATGGTTTATGAAGCGAAAGAATTTGCCCGTATTATTAAATCCGGTGACACCGATAAATATGAGCGGCTGAAACAGATCAGTTACGATGTGCTTGAAGTTACTGAAAAAGTACGGAAAGAAAATGGAATTGTTTTTGATAGTGAGAAGGAATGA
- a CDS encoding PTS sugar transporter subunit IIC, with protein sequence MNMVEWMEDKLMEPLGKIAQNKYLQSIRDAFVIFALPVIITGAIFLIIANPPTSLDWGIINAWEDAIAPIQGQILFPYNLTFGIMAVTVAFGVGYSLAIRHDMDAAMAGILSMLAFFMTAFPVTDITQVPFGEILNYLGGQGLFVAIILGILTTEAMRFLINKGVAFEMPAGVPPYVMRTFRALVPFLLILPAVWVLAWIVWANFGVTIPQAVLDLFSPLVSASNSYWAALGMILLMLVLWSIGIHGMNVVSSVAYPFWMTQMANNADAISAGNPGEANGIVTEPFFHMFTHIGGSGATLGLAIFLLFATSVQLKQVGKTAIIPSLFNINEPLIFGVPIVLNPLLIIPFVLGPVVIVTINYILFATGVMPPVVVQPPFTVPIFFGGFIATGGSFVAGLVQIMNAVIAALIYWPFFKRYDKQLVQEEKASEEA encoded by the coding sequence ATGAACATGGTAGAATGGATGGAAGATAAGTTAATGGAACCCTTGGGCAAAATCGCTCAAAATAAATATTTACAGTCAATTCGGGATGCGTTTGTCATCTTTGCATTGCCTGTGATTATAACAGGTGCGATTTTCTTGATCATTGCCAACCCTCCGACTTCCCTTGACTGGGGGATTATCAATGCGTGGGAAGATGCCATTGCACCGATTCAGGGACAGATTTTATTCCCGTATAATCTGACATTCGGGATTATGGCGGTGACGGTCGCATTCGGTGTTGGCTACAGTCTGGCTATTCGGCATGATATGGATGCCGCTATGGCTGGTATACTGTCGATGCTGGCATTTTTCATGACAGCGTTCCCGGTAACTGATATTACACAAGTTCCGTTTGGTGAAATTTTGAATTATCTGGGCGGACAAGGATTATTCGTAGCCATTATTTTAGGTATTTTAACGACTGAAGCGATGCGTTTTCTGATTAATAAAGGTGTGGCTTTTGAAATGCCTGCGGGGGTGCCGCCGTATGTTATGCGAACCTTTCGTGCACTCGTGCCATTTCTGCTTATTTTGCCTGCCGTGTGGGTGCTGGCATGGATCGTTTGGGCGAACTTTGGTGTGACCATTCCACAGGCAGTGCTTGATTTATTCAGTCCGCTTGTCTCGGCATCTAACTCATACTGGGCTGCACTTGGTATGATTCTGTTGATGCTGGTGCTTTGGTCGATCGGTATTCATGGCATGAACGTTGTGTCCTCTGTTGCGTATCCGTTCTGGATGACCCAGATGGCTAATAATGCTGATGCGATCAGTGCCGGCAATCCGGGTGAAGCTAACGGTATTGTTACCGAACCCTTTTTCCACATGTTTACACACATCGGTGGTTCCGGTGCGACACTTGGTCTTGCGATATTTCTGCTGTTTGCGACGTCAGTTCAATTAAAACAGGTGGGTAAAACAGCGATTATTCCATCACTTTTCAATATTAATGAACCACTGATTTTCGGGGTGCCGATTGTATTAAATCCATTATTAATTATCCCGTTCGTATTGGGGCCGGTTGTCATTGTGACGATTAACTATATTCTGTTTGCAACGGGCGTTATGCCGCCGGTTGTTGTACAGCCGCCATTTACGGTGCCAATTTTCTTCGGTGGTTTTATCGCAACAGGCGGATCGTTCGTTGCCGGATTGGTACAAATCATGAATGCAGTGATTGCTGCTCTCATTTATTGGCCGTTCTTCAAGCGATATGATAAGCAGCTTGTTCAAGAGGAAAAAGCATCAGAAGAGGCGTAG
- the rfbB gene encoding dTDP-glucose 4,6-dehydratase translates to MNKSMLVTGGAGFIASHFIRYIRQKYPETHIMTIDKLTYAGSKKNLEAVIDDENYHFIEGDIADEQFINDIFSEYDIGGVVNFAAESHVDRSIKDVKTFIESNMLGTAVLLQAAREAWNNADELDTRRFHQISTDEVYGSLGLDSDEKFNERKPYDPRNPYSASKAGADMLVKSFGHTYGMNVVTSSSSNNYGPAQHEEKLIPTIIANALKGQPIPIYGDGKNVRDWVYVTDHCEALDLIYHNGKTLEKYNVGGGNEKTNHELAMMICDILDHLKPGQYSHKELITFIDDRQGHDRRYSVDYSKIKNALGWTPSTPFEKGIYKTVEWYVNQWEKVSH, encoded by the coding sequence ATGAATAAATCAATGCTGGTGACAGGCGGTGCCGGGTTCATTGCCTCGCACTTCATCCGTTATATCAGACAGAAATACCCCGAAACCCACATTATGACGATAGATAAACTGACATATGCCGGTTCAAAAAAGAACTTAGAAGCAGTCATTGATGATGAAAACTATCATTTTATCGAGGGTGATATTGCGGATGAACAATTCATAAATGATATTTTTTCAGAATACGATATTGGCGGAGTCGTCAACTTTGCCGCTGAATCCCATGTCGATCGTTCAATAAAAGATGTTAAAACATTTATCGAATCAAATATGCTTGGCACCGCCGTTCTTCTCCAGGCAGCGCGGGAAGCTTGGAATAATGCCGATGAACTTGATACGCGGCGGTTCCATCAAATATCTACTGATGAAGTCTATGGATCACTAGGCTTGGATTCTGATGAAAAATTTAACGAACGCAAACCTTATGATCCGCGCAATCCCTACAGCGCATCCAAAGCCGGAGCCGACATGCTTGTCAAAAGCTTCGGTCACACGTATGGCATGAATGTTGTAACCTCCAGCAGTTCCAATAATTATGGTCCTGCTCAGCACGAAGAGAAACTCATTCCGACCATCATAGCCAATGCACTGAAAGGTCAGCCAATCCCCATTTACGGCGACGGGAAGAATGTGCGAGACTGGGTTTATGTCACGGACCACTGTGAGGCGCTCGATTTGATTTATCATAACGGCAAAACATTAGAAAAATACAATGTCGGTGGCGGAAATGAAAAAACGAACCACGAACTGGCAATGATGATTTGTGATATTCTTGACCATTTAAAACCGGGACAATACAGTCATAAGGAACTGATTACGTTCATTGATGACAGGCAAGGCCATGACCGCCGCTATTCAGTGGATTACAGCAAAATTAAAAACGCACTCGGCTGGACACCTTCTACCCCTTTTGAAAAAGGAATTTATAAAACTGTTGAATGGTATGTTAATCAATGGGAAAAGGTCTCCCATTGA
- a CDS encoding penicillin acylase family protein: METQEVVGAPGKKKRNKKKITFITLAVLAAIAVLAFIFLNLYINRSIAQVEGEIELPKLRDDVTILTDDNGVPHINANNAHDLYMAQGYVQANSRMFQMEMSRRQASGTLSEVVGEASVEQDKYFRTLGLRRAAEASYDIYSDESKQVLQWFADGVNAYIDEATSSNSLPVEFTLMGAEPEEWTPIDSLTIGKYMAFDLGGHWERQAFNYYALNQFPQEKAYELFPAYPENKPTIIEEEEVDVAASFKDAVIPHAFNGSNNWVVSGDKTSSGMPLLANDPHLGLATPSIWYQMHLTSPDTNVSGVIFAGVPGIILGHNDSIAWGVTNTGPDVQQLYVEKQNPEEPHEFLYDGKWEEADVIDEPIEVKDSETIDYQVVETRHGPVISEFSNESAGGTVMSLRWTALEATTELEAILEINQASDWNEFEQGLEKFLVPAQNFVFAGKDGTIAYKANGNIPIYDKAEDALLPLEGWKKENEWEGYIPFDELPTVINPDKGFIATANNKIVGEEDYPYHISHVWAQPYRYERISEVLSAGESLTADDMKALQMDQTNLQAREFVPFFMEVLEGQDLTAEQNEALKLLSDWDYTDEKHAPQPLIFHRWMNEIEAILYDDELPNEIMELFGGKGQTTDELLRKGDESIWIQENGGLQEVLQTSLNNTLNQLRDEYGSTMDDWQWGAYHQVQFDHPLSEISPFLAFFFNRENPIPVGGSSVTPMAASYDAASGIVNHGASWRFVMDTAEAKSYQLVAPGQAGHFRSEWYHDQMDDWARGAYHVTKTEENDGMKLTLTPNR; encoded by the coding sequence TTGGAAACACAAGAGGTGGTGGGAGCACCGGGGAAGAAAAAGCGAAATAAAAAAAAGATAACCTTCATCACACTTGCCGTGTTGGCAGCTATCGCTGTTCTGGCATTTATTTTTCTCAACCTTTACATCAACCGGTCAATCGCACAGGTTGAGGGGGAGATTGAATTGCCGAAGCTAAGAGATGACGTGACCATCTTAACCGATGATAACGGGGTGCCACACATCAATGCAAATAATGCGCATGACCTGTATATGGCACAGGGCTATGTTCAGGCAAACAGCAGGATGTTCCAGATGGAGATGTCACGCAGGCAGGCGTCCGGCACATTAAGCGAGGTTGTTGGCGAGGCGTCGGTCGAACAGGATAAATATTTCAGGACACTGGGTTTAAGGCGGGCAGCTGAAGCGTCATATGACATCTATTCAGACGAAAGCAAGCAAGTATTGCAATGGTTTGCTGATGGCGTTAACGCATACATCGATGAGGCGACATCATCCAACAGCTTACCCGTTGAATTTACATTGATGGGGGCAGAGCCTGAAGAATGGACACCTATTGATTCATTGACAATCGGCAAATATATGGCGTTTGATCTGGGTGGTCACTGGGAACGTCAGGCGTTCAATTATTATGCCTTGAATCAATTTCCTCAAGAAAAAGCATATGAATTATTCCCTGCCTATCCTGAGAATAAGCCGACAATTATCGAAGAAGAGGAAGTGGATGTTGCAGCAAGTTTTAAAGATGCCGTTATTCCCCACGCCTTTAATGGAAGCAATAACTGGGTCGTGAGTGGGGATAAAACCTCATCCGGCATGCCGCTCTTGGCAAATGATCCGCATCTTGGACTGGCAACACCGTCCATTTGGTATCAAATGCATTTGACATCCCCGGATACCAATGTCAGCGGGGTGATTTTTGCCGGCGTTCCCGGTATCATTCTCGGTCATAACGATTCGATTGCCTGGGGTGTCACTAATACAGGACCTGATGTGCAGCAGTTGTATGTGGAAAAGCAAAATCCTGAAGAGCCGCATGAATTTTTATATGACGGAAAATGGGAAGAGGCTGATGTGATTGATGAACCGATTGAAGTGAAAGACAGTGAAACGATCGATTATCAGGTGGTGGAAACGCGGCATGGACCGGTCATTTCGGAGTTTAGCAATGAATCTGCCGGTGGTACGGTGATGTCGCTTCGCTGGACGGCATTGGAAGCAACAACAGAACTGGAGGCGATTTTGGAAATTAATCAGGCATCAGACTGGAATGAGTTTGAGCAGGGGCTGGAAAAATTTCTTGTACCTGCGCAAAATTTTGTGTTTGCAGGAAAAGATGGGACAATTGCTTATAAAGCGAATGGCAATATCCCCATCTATGACAAAGCGGAGGATGCGCTATTGCCGTTGGAAGGTTGGAAAAAAGAAAACGAATGGGAAGGCTATATACCATTTGACGAACTTCCCACTGTCATTAATCCTGATAAAGGTTTTATCGCAACAGCCAATAATAAAATTGTCGGCGAAGAAGATTACCCATATCATATCAGCCATGTCTGGGCACAGCCATACAGATATGAACGAATTTCAGAAGTTTTGTCAGCGGGCGAGAGTTTGACCGCCGACGACATGAAAGCATTGCAAATGGACCAGACAAATTTGCAGGCACGTGAATTTGTACCGTTTTTTATGGAAGTCCTTGAGGGGCAAGATCTTACTGCAGAACAGAATGAAGCACTTAAATTACTGTCTGATTGGGATTATACAGATGAAAAGCATGCTCCCCAGCCGCTGATATTCCATCGCTGGATGAATGAAATTGAAGCGATATTATATGACGATGAATTACCGAATGAGATAATGGAATTATTTGGCGGAAAGGGTCAGACAACCGATGAACTGCTGAGAAAAGGCGATGAATCGATTTGGATTCAGGAAAATGGTGGGCTGCAAGAAGTACTGCAAACCTCACTGAACAATACGCTAAATCAGCTTAGAGATGAATATGGCAGTACGATGGATGACTGGCAGTGGGGCGCTTATCATCAAGTTCAGTTTGATCATCCGCTCTCAGAAATCAGTCCGTTCCTTGCGTTCTTTTTTAATCGCGAAAATCCAATCCCGGTAGGCGGAAGCAGTGTTACACCAATGGCGGCCAGTTATGATGCCGCATCCGGAATTGTCAATCACGGTGCGTCATGGCGTTTTGTTATGGATACAGCCGAAGCGAAAAGTTATCAGCTCGTCGCACCGGGACAGGCCGGACATTTTAGAAGTGAATGGTATCATGATCAGATGGATGATTGGGCTCGCGGAGCATATCACGTGACGAAAACAGAAGAAAATGATGGAATGAAATTAACATTGACACCAAACAGATGA
- a CDS encoding sigma 54-interacting transcriptional regulator, which produces MDIYQQLQKIGENGATAEEIGDSMEIDRSTASRYLNDLVKANRIIKIPGKPVKYTITQTEDDHSSEGNVIGSGESLQPLLETGMAALLYPSRPLPILLTGETGTGKSYLAEKLSNMAIENTKGNNDVPFIAFNCADYAQNPELLVGQIFGIKEGAFTGATENKTGLVEQADGGILFLDEIHRLPPSGQEMLFYMMDKGVYHRLGEATRERRAEVALIGATTEESENYLLSTLLRRFSVKLDVPPLRERTTDERKALIDHFLTDEAAKMKAELSIEDTCRQAFLAYDCPGNIGQLKSDIQIACAHAYLRYLNKQDDKVLVKLEDFPGDNPVKTSNIQQTKSTRKIESGSPAKSTSHLFPNIYERLDSKNKASRNRDNDDLQKVVLDYIRDLTEEYQQPSFSRNSWQHLIDDDLFQVLENTLDNLNAILPHEIHKSQLYVIGLHLQNYRNHLRENVQKDPIPVMIHPNATYRQAALQLASQLQTELGMALPHEEIELIAHFLTPEQHKTSDLTVEQELAVILVTHGKSTASSMAEVTNYLLGNNVISAVDMPLNISTEETYSRVKETINSMPDIRGALLLVDIGSLITMGDAIQHELNVPVKTLSSVNLPMVLEAGRQSLISDQTLDDMYHEAKKALLRFTEKEQQENSLQKKRLIATVCFTGEGAAQLLESWLENQLSTVDHDVLIRAVRIDPVTKDTSVLTDLKDYYDVIAIIGTVPVTIEGIPYIPAWELLQNEGIARMQKLLEITRKSAVPQIDDHVSGDDIYELIIRGLQEIVTYFNPKILADLLREQMPPIRNYYGWDSNRELGMWMHIGSLIDRILDTKLKEQTDQFLSSIPLDNLTVLSEAEREIWNPLFKQLDRTFHIELTDDIKRELVKLSR; this is translated from the coding sequence ATGGATATTTATCAACAATTACAAAAAATCGGCGAGAATGGTGCAACTGCCGAGGAGATTGGCGATTCAATGGAGATTGATCGTTCAACAGCAAGCCGGTATTTAAATGACCTTGTGAAAGCTAACCGCATTATCAAAATACCGGGCAAACCTGTAAAGTATACGATAACGCAGACCGAAGACGATCATTCTTCTGAGGGTAATGTCATAGGAAGCGGCGAAAGTCTCCAGCCGCTTTTGGAAACCGGGATGGCCGCATTATTATATCCATCCAGACCACTACCGATTCTCTTGACGGGCGAAACCGGAACAGGTAAATCATATTTGGCTGAAAAACTATCCAATATGGCAATCGAGAACACAAAGGGTAACAACGATGTTCCGTTTATTGCGTTTAATTGTGCTGATTATGCACAAAATCCGGAGCTGCTTGTCGGGCAGATTTTTGGCATTAAAGAGGGGGCCTTCACCGGGGCGACCGAGAATAAGACCGGACTTGTGGAACAGGCGGATGGCGGTATTTTATTCCTGGATGAAATTCACCGGCTCCCGCCATCAGGCCAGGAAATGTTGTTTTATATGATGGACAAAGGGGTTTACCATCGTCTCGGGGAAGCGACCAGGGAACGCCGTGCTGAAGTGGCATTGATTGGAGCAACCACTGAAGAGTCTGAAAACTACCTGCTCTCAACTTTACTCCGTCGTTTTTCAGTGAAACTCGATGTGCCGCCATTAAGGGAGCGGACAACTGATGAACGTAAAGCACTCATTGACCACTTTTTGACGGATGAAGCAGCCAAAATGAAAGCGGAACTGTCGATTGAAGATACCTGCCGTCAAGCATTTCTTGCGTATGATTGTCCCGGCAACATCGGCCAGCTGAAAAGTGATATTCAAATTGCCTGTGCACACGCTTATTTACGTTATTTGAATAAACAGGATGATAAAGTGCTTGTGAAGCTGGAGGATTTTCCCGGGGACAACCCAGTCAAAACGAGTAACATCCAACAAACCAAATCAACTCGGAAAATTGAATCCGGCTCCCCGGCCAAGTCAACTTCTCATTTGTTTCCAAATATTTATGAGCGGCTTGATTCCAAAAATAAGGCTAGTCGGAACAGAGATAACGATGATTTGCAAAAGGTTGTGCTGGACTATATACGGGATTTGACGGAAGAGTATCAGCAGCCATCATTTTCCCGGAACAGCTGGCAGCACTTGATAGATGATGACTTATTTCAGGTGCTGGAGAATACATTGGATAATTTAAATGCCATCTTGCCTCATGAAATTCATAAAAGTCAGCTGTATGTGATTGGTCTGCACTTGCAAAATTACCGGAATCATTTACGTGAAAATGTGCAAAAAGATCCCATTCCGGTCATGATTCACCCGAATGCTACCTATCGTCAGGCCGCTCTTCAGCTTGCCTCACAACTTCAGACAGAGCTGGGCATGGCTTTGCCGCATGAAGAGATCGAACTAATAGCCCATTTTCTGACACCGGAGCAGCATAAGACATCAGATTTAACGGTGGAACAGGAACTGGCAGTTATTCTTGTGACACATGGGAAATCAACGGCTTCTTCCATGGCGGAAGTAACCAATTACTTGCTCGGGAATAATGTCATCAGTGCCGTTGATATGCCCCTGAATATTTCAACAGAAGAGACGTACAGTCGGGTGAAAGAGACGATAAACAGCATGCCTGATATCAGAGGCGCCCTGCTCTTGGTGGATATAGGATCCTTAATTACAATGGGAGACGCGATCCAGCATGAATTGAATGTTCCGGTCAAAACGTTGTCGAGTGTGAATCTGCCAATGGTGCTGGAAGCCGGAAGACAGTCCCTTATTTCCGATCAGACGCTGGATGACATGTATCATGAGGCAAAGAAAGCGTTATTGAGATTTACTGAAAAAGAACAGCAGGAAAACAGTCTGCAAAAGAAACGTCTTATTGCGACGGTTTGTTTCACCGGAGAAGGTGCTGCTCAGCTTTTAGAGTCATGGCTGGAAAATCAGCTCTCAACAGTTGATCACGACGTCCTGATTCGCGCAGTAAGAATTGATCCTGTCACAAAAGACACGTCCGTTTTAACGGATTTGAAAGATTACTACGATGTTATTGCGATTATAGGAACGGTTCCGGTCACCATCGAAGGAATTCCATATATTCCGGCATGGGAGCTGCTACAAAATGAGGGAATCGCCCGAATGCAAAAACTGTTGGAGATTACAAGAAAATCGGCGGTACCGCAGATCGATGACCATGTCTCCGGTGATGACATATATGAACTGATTATTAGAGGACTCCAGGAAATCGTTACGTATTTCAACCCGAAGATATTGGCAGACCTGCTCAGAGAACAAATGCCGCCAATCCGCAATTATTATGGCTGGGACAGCAACCGCGAACTTGGCATGTGGATGCATATTGGCAGTCTGATCGACCGTATTTTGGATACCAAGCTAAAAGAACAGACTGATCAATTCCTGTCATCGATTCCATTGGATAATCTGACAGTCCTTTCTGAAGCGGAACGAGAAATCTGGAACCCGTTATTTAAACAACTTGATAGGACATTTCATATCGAACTCACCGATGATATCAAACGTGAGCTCGTGAAACTCTCCCGTTAA
- the rpiA gene encoding ribose-5-phosphate isomerase RpiA yields MANQDNAKKLAGEASLRHIENGMTIGLGSGSTVYWMMRRLGQYVQEGLDVKGIASSRQTENWAKEFGVPLTNFHETQHIDITIDGADEVDEAWNLIKGGGGALVREKVIADAADKFVIIIDESKLVSHLGDFRLPVEILPFGWEVTAERIAGLGGVSALRQGAEGAFVSDNGNYIVDCDFGAINDPKLLHQHLKQLTGVVETGLFVSMADDVIAGYADEAKSLKE; encoded by the coding sequence ATGGCAAATCAGGATAATGCCAAGAAATTAGCAGGAGAAGCATCACTGCGGCACATTGAAAATGGGATGACAATCGGACTGGGATCAGGTTCAACGGTTTACTGGATGATGCGCAGGCTCGGTCAATATGTACAGGAAGGGCTTGATGTTAAAGGGATTGCCTCTTCCCGGCAAACTGAAAACTGGGCTAAGGAATTCGGTGTGCCGCTGACAAATTTTCACGAAACACAGCATATTGATATCACTATTGATGGGGCTGATGAGGTTGATGAAGCATGGAATTTGATTAAAGGCGGCGGCGGAGCGCTCGTCAGGGAAAAGGTGATCGCGGATGCAGCTGATAAGTTTGTCATCATTATAGATGAGTCCAAACTCGTCTCACACTTAGGAGATTTTCGTCTGCCGGTCGAAATATTGCCATTCGGCTGGGAAGTGACGGCTGAGCGAATTGCTGGCCTGGGAGGCGTATCGGCGCTGCGACAAGGAGCTGAAGGAGCTTTTGTTTCTGATAACGGCAACTATATTGTCGATTGTGATTTTGGTGCGATAAATGATCCGAAGTTGCTGCATCAGCATTTAAAGCAGTTGACCGGCGTTGTGGAAACCGGTTTGTTCGTCAGCATGGCTGATGACGTCATTGCCGGATATGCTGATGAGGCAAAATCGTTAAAGGAATGA